From a single Drosophila sulfurigaster albostrigata strain 15112-1811.04 chromosome 3, ASM2355843v2, whole genome shotgun sequence genomic region:
- the LOC133842300 gene encoding BLOC-3 complex member HPS1: MNGLIVFNSANDVVYQNLNATLTDKICNIAIAQGLLPATSRTAAGAALDSNVLLQIFSPIISSQRIMHCQFDNAYASFQCENDFNLVFGELLGYSFLKIGQIEIEQLTRQLGVAMTLTRYCYGANLFGVQAGHMQQELLTQCLNCYETQLCQEEQAYLLEAMPKLLVNPELKRTVHVTLDATLEQLRQTGGQQRTHAMLLISHKLLALNSTRLALPLAPADLLFLAILARALNSQQTQRAVAVFLQGVSHDPNSGCVPTIVHFSRLHGHQVLLQLIEYGHMPLTSSIYDTFFVLQKIVAVQQQGDGDALKPAYESLESFVSQTLTALKRYLKQKHEELEICVKKFTARWENLRKMYVEFFKSYERELLVRIESNLPAFVEELKQLFTLSLACCDSASNHQLDQLADSAAVVEAKLLELAEFLAVKAARNISIDAYLEDFPGLVHFMYVNRSTGQMLAPELRQLNPPSKLVPKSKLWQMVAFTRGYLKKGQTTVMWKDRTFHYSYFLWFEDLSGSNLKCPLDLQQHFLATGFGGNGNGNGQKPTAEPGALPMDYYSDLVELCFPKLSPQKVRVYELYCIHLGLVTATCAVEHSRRLVATISDLVGEETF, translated from the coding sequence ATGAACGGCCTAATTGTGTTTAATAGTGCCAACGATGTCGTCTATCAGAACCTGAATGCAACATTAACCGACAAAATCTGCAACATTGCCATTGCCCAAGGTTTGTTGCCAGCTACAAGTCGaacagcagctggagctgcaCTGGACAGTAATGTATTATTGCAAATCTTTAGTCCAATCATCAGCTCGCAGCGAATAATGCATTGCCAGTTCGACAATGCGTATGCCAGCTTCCAGTGTGAGAATGACTTCAACTTGGTGTTTGGTGAGCTCTTGGGCTACAGCTTCCTTAAGATCGGACAAATCGAGATCGAGCAGTTAACGCGTCAATTGGGCGTGGCCATGACACTGACACGCTACTGCTATGGTGCCAATTTATTTGGTGTCCAGGCCGGACATATGCAGCAGGAGTTGCTGACCCAGTGCTTGAACTGCTATGAGACACAGTTATGTCAGGAAGAGCAAGCTTATCTGCTGGAAGCGATGCCCAAGCTGCTGGTCAATCCGGAACTGAAAAGAACCGTGCACGTGACCCTAGACGCCACGTTGGAGCAGCTGCGTCAGACGGGTGGACAGCAGCGAACCCATGCCATGCTCTTGATATCCCACAAACTGCTGGCATTGAACAGCACGCGCCTGGCGCTTCCTTTGGCTCCTGCTGATTTGCTTTTTCTGGCTATTCTGGCGCGTGCTCTGAATTCGCAGCAAACACAACGTGCAGTGGCCGTATTCCTGCAAGGCGTCTCCCACGATCCGAACTCTGGTTGTGTGCCAACCATAGTACATTTCTCGCGTCTTCATGGTCACCAGGTGCTGTTGCAGCTCATTGAGTATGGCCACATGCCGCTAACCAGCAGCATCTACGACACCTTCTTTGTGCTACAAAAGATTGTTGCCGTGCAGCAGCAGGGCGATGGTGATGCACTAAAGCCGGCCTATGAGAGTCTCGAATCGTTTGTAAGTCAAACGTTGACGGCTCTTAAACGTTACCTGAAGCAGAAGCATGAGGAGCTGGAAATTTGTGTGAAGAAGTTTACAGCACGTTGGGAGAATCTGCGCAAAATGTATGTGGAGTTCTTCAAAAGCTACGAGCGTGAGCTGCTCGTGCGTATCGAGTCCAATCTTCCGGCATTCGTTGAGGAACTGAAGCAACTTTTCACTCTTTCGCTTGCCTGCTGCGACAGCGCCAGTAATCATCAATTAGATCAGTTGGCCGACTCGGCGGCTGTGGTGGAAGCCAAACTGCTCGAATTGGCAGAATTTCTGGCCGTGAAGGCGGCGCGTAACATCTCAATTGATGCCTATCTGGAGGACTTTCCCGGCCTGGTGCATTTTATGTATGTGAATCGCAGCACAGGTCAAATGTTAGCGCCTGAACTTCGTCAGCTGAATCCACCATCGAAGCTGGTGCCCAAGTCAAAACTGTGGCAAATGGTTGCGTTTACACGGGGCTATCTGAAGAAGGGCCAGACCACTGTCATGTGGAAGGATCGCACATTCCATTACTCGTACTTTCTATGGTTTGAGGACCTATCGGGCAGTAACTTAAAATGCCCACTCGACTTGCAACAGCATTTCCTAGCCACTGGCTTCGGTGGCAATGGTAATGGCAATGGACAGAAACCAACGGCTGAGCCAGGCGCCTTGCCCATGGATTACTATAGTGATTTGGTGGAACTGTGCTTCCCCAAGTTGTCACCACAGAAGGTGCGCGTCTATGAGCTCTACTGCATCCACTTGGGTCTCGTAACGGCAACGTGTGCTGTGGAGCATTCACGTCGCTTGGTGGCCACCATCAGTGATTTGGTTGGCGAGGAGACATTTTAA
- the LOC133842308 gene encoding phosphopantothenoylcysteine decarboxylase: MGETGIFAKDAAQGAASASTTTTIKPERNVIIAATGSVATIKLVQLISELSNEQLEYKFNIKVIITEHAKHFFELEQMPENVPILHNRDEWLTWNKRGDPVLHIELGKWADMLLIAPLSANSLAKIATGICDNLVMCVVRAWDLKKPLLFAPAMNTRMYDHPITREQINRLISWGYTEIPCISKTLMCGDTGNGAMSEVATIVKSVVAAFLLSV, encoded by the exons ATGGGAGAAACTGGGATTTTCGCAAAAGACGCTGCCCAAGGAGCAGCATCagcctcaacaacaacaacaataaagccAGAACGCAATGTGATCATTGCAGCAACGGGAAGTGTTGCTACCATAAAACTAGTTCAATTAATATCCGAACTAAGTAATGAACAGCTGGAATACAAATTTAAC ATCAAAGTCATTATTACGGAACATGCTAAGCACTTTTTTGAACTGGAACAAATGCCGGAGAACGTTCCCATCTTACACAACCGCGACGAGTGGCTTACTTGGAATAAGCGTGGTGACCCTGTGCTCCATATTGAGCTAGGCAAATGGGCAGATATGCTCTTGATAGCACCGCTCAGCGCCAATTCTCTGGCGAAGATTGCTACC GGTATATGCGATAACCTGGTGATGTGTGTTGTACGCGCTTGGGACCTTAAGAAGCCTCTCCTGTTCGCTCCAGCAATGAACACTCGCATGTACGATCATCCCATAACTCGAGAACAGATCAACAGGTTAATCAGCTGGGGCTACACGGAGATTCCCTGCATTTCAAAGACCCTAATGTGTGGCGACACCGGTAATGGGGCGATGTCAGAGGTAGCCACCATTGTAAagagtgttgttgctgcctttctGTTGTCGGTGTAA
- the LOC133842303 gene encoding GDP-fucose protein O-fucosyltransferase 1: MLCPNLFIYLILTLILTAEAQLERDPNGYLTYCPCMGRFGNQADHFLGSLAFAKALNRTLILPPWVEYRKGEMRSRQVSFDTYFQVQPLLDYHRVILMSDFMSKLAEDVWPATERVSFCYMERKSLQQEKNDPDAPNCHAKDGNPFGPFWDTHNIDFVRSEFYGPLHFDVHHSAMATKWMNNYPADKWPVLAFTGAPASFPVQLENRELQKHLQWSRKYNVAAQEYIRNVLPRGAFIGLHLRNGIDWVRACEHIKDSQQLFASPQCLGYKNERGHLYPDLCMPSKEAIVRQLKRTIKNVRQTQPKNEVKSVFVASDANHMIAELTAALSRMDISVHKLPEDDPYLDLAILGQSNHFIGNCISSYSAFAKRERDAHDFPSYFWSFPKEKDRQQAKMHEEL, from the exons ATGCTGTGtcctaatttatttatttatttaattttaacgtTAATATTGACAGCAGAAGCTCAGCTTGAGCGCGATCCTAATGGATACTTGACATATTGTCCCTGCATGG GACGCTTTGGTAATCAGGCGGATCATTTTCTGGGCTCGTTGGCATTTGCTAAAGCATTAAATCGAACGCTGATATTGCCTCCATGGGTCGAGTATCGTAAGGGTGAAATGCGCTCCCGACAAGTATCATTCGATACATATTTCCAAGTACAGCCATTGCTTGATTATCATCGCGTGATTCTAATGTCGGACTTCATGTCAAAATTGGCTGAGGATGTGTGGCCAGCAACGGAACGCGTCTCCTTCTGCTACATGGAGCGCAAAAGCCTGCAGCAGGAGAAGAATGATCCAGATGCACCTAACTGCCATGCCAAGGATGGGAATCCCTTTGGACCTTTCTGGGATACTCATAATATCGATTTTGTGCGCTCGGAGTTCTACGGTCCGCTACATTTTGATGTTCATCACAGTGCCATGGCAACCAAATGGATGAACAATTATCCAGCTGATAAATGGCCAGTCTTAGCGTTTACCGGCGCACCAGCGAGCTTTCCTGTACAGCTGGAGAATCGCGAACTACAAAAACATCTCCAATGGAGTCGAAAGTATAATGTGGCAGCTCAAGAATATATACGCAACGTTTTGCCACGCGGCGCTTTCATTGGACTCCATTTGCGCAATGGCATCGATTGGGTGCGTGCATGTGAACACATTAAGGATAGCCAGCAATTGTTTGCATCTCCTCAATGTCTGGGCTATAAAAATGAGCGTGGTCACCTCTATCCCGATCTATGCATGCCCTCGAAGGAGGCAATTGTGCGTCAATTAAAGCGCACCATTAAGAATGTGCGTCAAACCCAGCCCAAGAATGAGGTAAAGTCTGTGTTTGTTGCATCCGATGCCAATCACATGATCGCTGAACTTACCGCAGCCCTGAGTCGAATGGACATTAGTGTACATAAGTTGCCTGAGGATGATCCATATCTGGATTTGGCAATTCTAGGACAATCAAATCACTTTATTGGCAACTGCATCTCTTCGTATAGCGCTTTTGCAAAGCGTGAAAGGGATGCACATGACTTTCCGTCATATTTCTGGTCTTTTCCCAAAGAAAAAGATCGTCAGCAGGCGAAGATGCATGAAGAGTTGTAA
- the LOC133842307 gene encoding DNA excision repair protein ERCC-1 → MDDLIDDSFDDVLASMDMPTAPKVPKLQVQSESLASSNSSSNVAAGSSKLPSNPHSVLVHSKQRGNPILKSILNVPLEFRDDIVPDYVVGRTSCILFLSLKYHNLNPDYICQRLKALGKMYELRVLLVQVDTPEPHNALKSLTRISLLADLTMMLAWNAEEAGKIIETYKQFEKRPPDLIMERVESNPHQKLVAALTNIKPVNKTDAVTLLQIFGNLENLINASEERLSQVMGLGPRKAKKLYKTLHEPFLSK, encoded by the exons ATGGACGATCTAATCGACGATTCGTTTGACGATGTATTGGCTTCCATGGACATGCCCACAGCTCCCAAGGTACCCAAATTGCAGGTCCAATCAGAGTCGCTAGCCTcaagcaatagcagcagcaacgtagCTGCAGGTTCATCCAAGTTGCCATCAAATCCGCACAGTGTTTTGGTTCACAGTAAACAAAGGGGAAATCCTATTCTGAAATCCATTCTCAATGTGCCTCTGGAGTTTCGCGATGACATTGTGCCCGATTATGTGGTGGGCCGCACGTCATGCATTTTATTCCTATCACTCAAGTATCACAATCTCAATCCCGATTACATATGTCAGCGTCTAAAAGCGCTGGGCAAGATGTACGAGTTGCGAGTTCTGCTGGTCCAAGTGGATACTCCGGAGCCACACAATGCGTTGAAGAGCTTAACACGTATCTCATTGCTGGCGGATTTAACCATGATGCTGGCATGGAATGCAGAGGAAGCCGGCAAAATCATAGAAACgtacaaacaatttgagaaGCGTCCGCCTGATCTCATCATGGAGCGTGTGGAATCGAATCCCCATCAGAAA CTTGTGGCAGCGCTTACCAACATCAAGCCAGTGAACAAAACCGATGCAGTGACTCTATTGCAGATCTTCGGTAATCTTGAGAATCTTATCAATGCCAGTGAGGAACGGCTGTCTCAGGTTATGGGTCTGGGTCCACGTAAAGCTAAGAAACTGTACAAGACGCTGCATGAGCCGTTTCTTAGCAAATAG
- the LOC133842305 gene encoding probable cytosolic iron-sulfur protein assembly protein Ciao1, producing the protein MGRLILEHTLQGHKGRIWGVAWHPKGNSFASCGEDKAIRVWSLSGNSWSTKTILSDGHKRTIREVRWSPCGEYLASASFDATTAIWSKHECNATLEGHENEVKSVSWSRSGGLLATCSRDKSVWIWEVAGDDEFECAAVLNAHTQDVKRVVWHPKLEILASASYDNTIKMFAESALDSDWDCTATLSSHTSTVWSIDFDADGDRLVSCSDDATLKIWRAYPPGNEAGIATPDKTTVWKCVCTIAGQHSRAIYDVSWCKLTGLIASACGDDGIRIFKETSDSKRDEPTFELLTTEESAHEQDVNAVEWNPVTPGQLISCSDDGTIKIWKLSE; encoded by the coding sequence ATGGGTCGTCTAATACTCGAGCACACACTACAAGGCCACAAAGGGCGCATCTGGGGAGTCGCCTGGCATCCGAAAGGCAACAGCTTCGCTTCGTGTGGTGAGGACAAAGCCATCCGTGTTTGGTCCCTCTCTGGCAACAGCTGGAGCACTAAAACCATATTGTCCGATGGACATAAGCGCACAATACGCGAGGTACGCTGGTCGCCATGTGGCGAGTACTTGGCCTCGGCCAGCTTCGATGCCACTACCGCCATTTGGTCCAAGCACGAATGCAATGCCACCCTGGAGGGCCATGAGAACGAGGTGAAGAGCGTTAGTTGGTCACGCAGTGGAGGCCTCTTGGCGACTTGTTCACGCGACAAATCTGTGTGGATCTGGGAGGTGGCTGGCGATGATGAGTTCGAATGCGCCGCTGTACTTAACGCACACACGCAGGATGTGAAGCGTGTCGTGTGGCATCCAAAACTCGAGATCTTGGCTTCTGCCTCATATGACAATACCATCAAAATGTTTGCCGAAAGTGCCTTAGACAGCGATTGGGATTGCACAGCAACGCTCAGCTCGCACACGAGCACAGTGTGGAGCATTGACTTTGATGCCGATGGCGATCGTTTGGTGTCCTGCAGCGATGATGCTACGCTCAAGATCTGGCGAGCGTATCCGCCGGGTAATGAGGCTGGCATTGCGACACCGGACAAAACAACCGTATGGAAGTGCGTCTGCACCATAGCAGGGCAGCATTCACGTGCCATTTACGATGTGTCGTGGTGCAAGCTAACTGGGCTTATTGCTAGCGCCTGTGGCGATGATGGCATTCGCATCTTCAAGGAGACAAGCGATTCCAAAAGGGATGAACCCACATTTGAGTTGCTAACGACCGAGGAAAGTGCACACGAACAGGATGTGAATGCTGTCGAATGGAATCCTGTGACGCCAGGTCAACTGATCTCTTGCAGTGACGATGGCACCATTAAGATATGGAAACTAAGCGAGTAG
- the LOC133842304 gene encoding eukaryotic translation initiation factor 3 subunit M, translated as MASHPVFIDLSLDEQVQELRKYFKKLGAEISSEKSNKGVEDDLHKIIGVCEVCFKDGEPAQIDGILNSIVSIMITIPLDRGENIVLAYCEKMTKAPNQPLAKVCLQSLWRLFNNLDTASPLRYHVYYHLVQVAKQCDQVLEVFTGVDQLKSQFANCPPSSEQMQKLYRLLHDVTKDTNLELSSKVMIELLGTYTADNACVAREDAMKCIVTALADPNTFLLDPLLSLKPVRFLEGDLIHDLLSIFVSDKLPSYVQFYEDHKEFVNSQGLNHEQNMKKMRLLTFMQLAESFPEMSFDTLTKELQIAEDEVEPFVIEVLKTKLVRVRLDQANRKVHISSTMHRTFGAPQWEQLRDLLQAWKENLSSVREGLTNVSSAQLDLARTQKLIH; from the exons ATGGCTTCACATCCGGTGTTTATAGATCTGTCGTTAGATGAGCAG GTGCAAGAACTGCGCAAGTATTTCAAGAAGTTGGGTGCCGAAATCTCATCGGAAAAATCTAATAAAGGCGTTGAAGATGATTTGCACAAAATTATTGGCGTCTGCGAAGTTTGCTTCAAAGACGGCGAACCAGCCCAGATCGATGGCATTTTAAACAGCATTGTGTCCATTATGATTACG ATACCTCTGGATCGTGGCGAGAATATTGTCCTGGCATATTGCGAAAAGATGACCAAGGCACCCAACCAGCCGCTGGCGAAAGTTTGCTTGCAGTCACTGTGGCGTCTTTTCAACAATCTGGATACAGCGTCCCCATTGCGCTACCATGTTTACTACCACTTGGTGCAAGTGGCCAAGCAGTGCGATCAAGTGCTCGAGGTCTTCACTGGCGTCGATCAATTGAAATCGCAGTTTGCCAACTGCCCACCATCCAGCGAGCAGATGCAGAAGTTGTATCGTCTGCTGCACGATGTGACCAAGGACACCAATCTGGAACTGTCTTCCAAGGTGATGATTGAACTGTTGGGTACCTACACCGCCGATAATGCGTGCGTTGCTCGTGAAGATGCCATGAAGTGCATTGTCACCGCTTTGGCCGATCCCAATACATTCCTGCTCGATCCTCTATTGTCGCTGAAGCCTGTGCGCTTCCTAGAAGGCGATTTGATTCACGATTTATTGTCCATATTCGTATCAGACAAATTGCCATCGTATGTGCAATTTTACGAGGATCATAAGGAGTTTGTGAACTCTCAGGGTCTCAACCATGAACAAAACATGAAGAAGATGCGTCTGCTTACGTTCATGCAATTGGCTGAGAGTTTCCCCGAGATGAGCTTCGATACACTGACTAAGGAACTTCAGATCGCTGAAGACGAAGTAGAGCCATTTGTCATTGAGGTGTTGAAGACGAAACTGGTGCGTGTGCGTCTCGATCAGGCCAATCGCAAGGTGCATATCTCGTCGACTATGCATAGGACCTTTGGTGCACCACAGTGGGAACAGCTGCGTGATCTGCTGCAGGCATGGAAGGAGAACCTCAGCTCGGTTCGTGAAGGCTTGACGAATGTTTCATCTGCACAATTGGATTTGGCGCGTACGCAGAAGTTGATACATTAG